The candidate division TA06 bacterium genome segment TAGAGGGGACGGAGGACACCTATTGTCCCGGCTGCGGACAGGTGCTGATAAAAAGGTCGGGCTACCGGATAAGCCTGGAGGGGCTGAAGGACCAGGACTGCAAAAAATGCGGCCGCCGGGCTGACATCATAGGCCTGAACGGCTGAGAACAGATAATATTAACCATGCCACTTAATTTGAAGCATAGCACTCTAAGGGGAACGAATATTTTTATAAGGAAGCCAGGAAAGCAGGAATAAATCAGGGTTCCCATAGTTTAATATTCATGGCTTCATGGATACCTAATAAAAAATGGTACTTATTTATTGACCCCATTAATAACGAAGGAAATATAACATGGCGCTTAAAAAACGGGGAGCGGGGTTTTACCTGCTGATCATCCTGGGCGGAGCACTGCTGGGCAGCGGCCTGGGCGACCTGGTGGGATACATCCTGCCTTCGGGCGTGGTGCGTGATTTTTTCACCAATGCCATCACCCCTGGAGTCAACCCGCCGCTGACCATAAATCTGCTGGTGATGACCCTGACCCTGGGCTTCACCCTTAAGCTGAACATCATTGCCCTGCTGGGCATAGTGCTGATGGCCTATCTTCTGAAATGGTTTTAACCCCAAGGAACCGAGATGCCCACTGATTGCTGCTGATTCCTCCGGAAAAATATTGGACCGAAATATGCATGATCTGCGTAAATCCGCGTCCTAAAAAGAAAAGGAGTTTTTTCCAATGAAGCTTTTCATCGATACCGCCAACATCGCCGAGATCAAGGAAGCCGCCAGCTGGGGCATCATTGACGGCGTGACCACCAACCCCAGCCTGATCGCCAAGGAGGGACGCGACTTTGCCACGGTGGTCAAGGAGATCTGCGCCATCGTGGACGGCCCGGTCTCGGCTGAGGTGATCAGCGAAAAGTCAGAGGAGATGCTTAAGGAGGCCGAGCCGCTGATCAAGATCCACCCCAACGTGGTGATCAAGATCCCCATGACCCTGGAGGGCCTGAAGGCGGTCAAGGTCCTGTCGCAAAAGGGGGTCAAGACACACGTCACTCTTATCTTCTCGGCCAACCAGGCCCTGCTGGCCGCCAAGGCCGGGGCCACCTTCATCAGCCCCTTCGTGGGCAGGCTGGACGACGTCTCGGAATACGGGATGGACCTGATAGGGGAGATCGTCCAGATCTACGACAATTACGATTTTGCCACCCAGATCCTGGCGGCCAGCCTAAGGACCCCGCTACACGTGCTGGACTGCGCCAAGCTGGGGGCCCATATCGCCACCGTGCCCTTCAACGTGCTGAAGATGCTGGCCCAGCACCCGCTGACCGACGCCGGGATCAAGAAATTCCTGGACGACTGGGCCAAGGTCAAGAAGTAAAACCCAAGAAGGAGCTGACATGGACAGAGTGCGCTGGATAGACCATCGTGGGAAAAGGATCTTGTTCGAAGACCTGTCCAATCTGTCGCATCCCCAGGAAGCCATGGTAGTGTCCCGCATCACCACAAATATGATTACCAAGGAACAGCCGGCATCGGTGCTGCTCATATCCGACATCAGCAACTCGCACTTTAACGCCAAATTGCTCAGTGAACTGAAGGAAAATACCAAAGCCACCACACCGTATATGAAGGCTTACGCCGTAGTAGGCGTAACTGGACTGACCAAGGTGGTGTTGAAGAGCTTTATACGTTTTACAGGACAGGACATGAAGGTATGCCAAAGCATAGGCGAGGCCAAAGACTGGTTAGCATCGCAATAATTAAAGTTCGCCAATGAACATGAAGGCGGAAACAATAAATCAAATAGCCAGGCAGATCCGGCGCGACATCATCGAGATGACATACAGCGCCGGATCGGGCCATCCCGGAGGGTCGTTATCCTCAGCCGAGATAATGGCCGTTCTTTATTTTCACACCCTGCAGCACCGGCCCAAAGATCCTGGCTGGCAAGACCGGGACCGGTTCTACCTTTCCAAGGGGCACGCCTGTCCGGTGCTGTATGCCGCCCTGGCCGAAGCCGGGTATTTTGACAGATCGCTTTTAAAGACCTTCCGCCATCTGGGATCACCGCTGCAGGGCCACCCCCACCGCCTTAAAACGCCGGGGGTCGAGGCTTCCAGCGGTTCGCTGGGGCAGGGGCTTTCGCTGGCGGCTGGCACCGCCCTGGGATTAAGGATGGACGGGAAATCAAACAGGGTATACTGCCTGCTGGGCGACGGCGAGCTGCAGGAGGGGCAGGTCTGGGAGGCGGCCATGGCCGCCGGACACTTCAAGCTCAACAACCTCTGTGCC includes the following:
- a CDS encoding DUF4321 domain-containing protein, which encodes MALKKRGAGFYLLIILGGALLGSGLGDLVGYILPSGVVRDFFTNAITPGVNPPLTINLLVMTLTLGFTLKLNIIALLGIVLMAYLLKWF
- the fsa gene encoding fructose-6-phosphate aldolase; amino-acid sequence: MKLFIDTANIAEIKEAASWGIIDGVTTNPSLIAKEGRDFATVVKEICAIVDGPVSAEVISEKSEEMLKEAEPLIKIHPNVVIKIPMTLEGLKAVKVLSQKGVKTHVTLIFSANQALLAAKAGATFISPFVGRLDDVSEYGMDLIGEIVQIYDNYDFATQILAASLRTPLHVLDCAKLGAHIATVPFNVLKMLAQHPLTDAGIKKFLDDWAKVKK
- a CDS encoding transketolase yields the protein MNMKAETINQIARQIRRDIIEMTYSAGSGHPGGSLSSAEIMAVLYFHTLQHRPKDPGWQDRDRFYLSKGHACPVLYAALAEAGYFDRSLLKTFRHLGSPLQGHPHRLKTPGVEASSGSLGQGLSLAAGTALGLRMDGKSNRVYCLLGDGELQEGQVWEAAMAAGHFKLNNLCAIVDHNNLQIDGSVEQVMGIEPLADKWRAFRWQVIEVDGHNIQHLVRAFDFARGIKDKPAVILAKTVKGKGVFFMENRAEWHGRAPNKEEYEKAMAELK